Sequence from the Hamadaea flava genome:
GGCTGTGTGCGGGAGATGGCGGCGCGGGTGGCGGTCGGATAGCCGTCGGCAACCGACGCGCGGTGAGTGGCGTCTTCCCCATCGAAAGACTTCGAACGGGGGTTCGCCATGAAGTTGTTTCGCCGTGTTCTGTCGTTGCTCGTGATCGCTTTGCCGGTGGCCGCTTGCACCCCAGCGGCCGGGCCCGCCTCGACCTCGTCGTCCGCCGCCGTGGCGGTGACGCTGGGCCCGGCCGGATACGGGGAGCTGAAGCTGGGCATGACGCCGGACCAGGCCAAGGCCACGGGGCTGATCAGCGAACCGGCCGGGTCGGCCGGGACCACCTGCGGGCGGTACGCCTACCTGAAGGGCGCCGCCTCGAACGGAACCGAGGGGCGGCTGTATTTCTCGAAGAAACTCGGGCTCGCCGCGATCTACGGATACGCCGGCCTCGGCACTCCGGAGGGCGTCGCCGTCGGCATGTCCTACGGGAAGCTGCACGAGGCCTACCCGGGCTGGAAGCCCGTCGGCGGCGGCGAACGCGACGGCCGGGGCCAGATCGCGGTGCCGGGCAACCCGGCCGCCGTCTACCGGATCGAGGTGTACGGCGGCCGGGTCGTCCAGCTGGCGGTGCAGGTCAAGAACCAGGACTGTTACGAGTAGACCTCTTCCAGCTCCCGCTCGGCGGGGACCGAATCGACGGAGGGTTCCGGCTTCGCCGCGCCTTGGCGTACGCCGAGCAGCGCGACGAGCAGCCCGGCGAGGGTGACGGCGGTGATCACGGCGATGGCGGGGCCGAACGCCGACGGCACCCGGCCGGGCTGGATCACCTCGTTGCCGACGATCGCCGTGGTGATCGCGAGGACCATCGCGCCGCCGACCTGGAACGAGGTCTGCACCAGGCCGGAGGCCAGCCCCTGCTCCTCGTCGGCCACGCCGTTGGTGGCCTGCACGTTCATCGACGAGAAGGCGAGGGCGAAGCCGACGCCCAGCAGCAGCACCGTCGGGAGCATCCGCCAGTAGGAGGACGCCGTGTCGACGCCGAGGAACAAGGCGTACGCGAGCACGAACGCGCCCATGCCGCCCGCGATCAGCCGCCCGGTCCCATAGCGGGTGATCAGCCGGCCCATCAGGGAGCCCGACGAGGCGACCATGAGCCCGGCCGGGAGCAGGGCCAGCGCCATCTGCAACGGCGACCAGCCGAGGACGGCCTGCAGGAACAGTCCGAGCACGAACTGGAAGCTGATGTACGCCCCGGCGACGGTGATCGCCGCGACGTTGGCCCGGACGAGGGTGCGGTTGCGGAAGATGCCCAGCCGCACCAGCGGGTGCTTGATCCGTCGCTCGACGGCGATGAACGTGGCGAACAGCAGGGCCGCCACCGCGAACGAGCCGAGCGTACGCACCGAGCCCCAGCCCGCGGCCGGTGCGTTGACCACGGTGAACACCGTTAAGAGGAGGGCGGCCGTCGAGGTCACGGCACCGAGGATGTCGTGTCCACCGGCGGCGCGCTCGCTGTTCTTGGGGATGAGCTTGATCCCGGCCGCCAGCGCGATGAGCGCGAGGGGAGCGGGCAGGAGGAAGGTCGCCCGCCAGTTGATCTCGGTGAGCAGGCCGCCCAGGATCAGGCCAGAGGAGAAGCCGCTCGCGCCGAAGACCGTGTAGATGCCGAGGGCTCGGTTGCGTACCGGGCCTTCGGGGAACGTGGTGGTCAGGATGGACAGTCCGGCCGGTGCGGTGAACGCGGCGGCCAGCCCCTTGATGAACCGGGTGGCGATGAGCAGCCCGCCGTCGTCGACGAGCGCGCCGAGCAGGGACGCCGCCGCGAAGACCGCGAGCGCCACGAGCAACGCCCGCCGTCGCCCGAGCAGATCCGCCGTACGCCCGCCGAGCAGCAGCAGGCCGCCGTAACCGAGGACGTAGCCGCTGACGATCCACTGCAACGACGCGGTGGACAGGCCAAGGTCGGCCTGAATGGCGGGGAGTGCGACGCCGACCATCGAGACGTCGAGGCCGTCGAGGAAGAGGACGGTGCAGAGGACCAGCAGCGTGCCCCAGAGCTGCGGGGTCCAGCGGGTATCCGGAACGGGACCAGGCACACCTGCGTGCCGGCCGCGCTTGTTGTTGCGTTCTGCGGAGGTGCTGGCCGATGACTCGGTGACGATCATGCGGGGTAACGTACATGCATCCGCATTGAATGCGCAAACATAAAATGCTCTCGCATGTTGTGCAGGCGCATGCTAGGCTTCGGCCTTGTGAGCCTCGAGATCGTGGAACGGGAGGCGCCACCGCATGTCCGGCAGTGGCGCGACCTGGCACGCCTGTTCACATCGACCTCGTGCCAGCTCGACAAGGCCCTGCACGACAAGCACGGACTCGGGATGAGCGAGTTCGAGATCCTCGACCGGCTGGCGGAGGCGCGCGAGTGCCCCGGAGCGGCCCGGATGCAGGAGCTTGCCGACGAGGTTCACCTCAGCCAGAGCGCGCTGTCCCGCGCGGTCGACCGGCTGGAGCGGGAAGGTCTGGTGCTGCGCCAGTCGTGCGCCACCGACCGCCGGGGCGTCTTCGTGCACATCACCGACACCGGCCGGGAGCGCTGGCAGCAGGCCTGCCCGACGCAGCGGGCGGTGCTGGCGGAGACGCTTGAGGATTTCGGCCGTGATTTACCACCCCACGGCCGGGTCGCCGACCAGGAATCGTCGCCGGCGAGCTAGCGTTGGCTTTGAGACGACGATCGCAACAGATCAGGGAGCACTCGTGACCAGTCCTACCACCCAGTCGCAGGAGACCGCCGCGACCGGCATCCTCCTCACCGACGTCGCCGCCGGCAAGGTCAAGGCGCTGCTCGAGCAGGAGGGTCGCGACGACCTGCGGTTGCGCGTCGCCGTGCAGCCCGGTGGCTGCTCCGGCCTGCGCTACCAGCTCTTCTTCGACGAGCGTCAGCTCGACGGCGACGTGATCGCCGACTTCGACGGCGTCGAGGTCGTCGTCGACCGGATGAGCGCTCCGTACCTCTCGGGCGCCACGATCGACTTCGCCGACCGGATCGACGCCCAGGGCTTCACCATCGACAACCCCAACGCGCAGGGCTCGTGCGCGTGCGGTGACTCGTTCCACTGATTCACCTTCACCTCATGCGGTGACGGAGGGCCGCCACGTCGTCTTGGCGACGTGGCGGCCCTCTTCGCTGTCGGTTCCCGGTAGGCTGGCCCGGCGCTGGGCATGCCATGCGGTGTTCCCCGCCCGTTAACGTTCGCCGACCTATCGAGGGCAGCCAATGAAGATCGCCGTCACCGGCTCGATCGCCACCGATCACCTGATGCACTTTCCGGGCCGCTTCGCCGACCAGCTCATCGCCGACCAGCTCGACAAGGTCTCGCTGTCGTTCCTGGTCGACGACCTGGTCGTCCGGCGGGGCGGGGTGGCGGCCAACATCGCCTTCGGCATGGGGCAGCTCGGCCTGAGCCCCACGCTGGTCGGCGCGGTCGGCGCGGACTTCGCCGACTACCGCTCGTGGCTGGAGCGGCACGGCGTCGACTGCGGCTCGGTCCACATCAGCGAGGTGGCGCACACCGCGCGGTTCGTCTGCACCACCGACGAGGACCTGTGCCAGGTCGCCTCGTTCTACGCGGGCGCCATGAGCGAGGCCCGCAACATCGAGCTGGCCCCGGTCGCCGACCGGCTCGGCGGCATCGACCTCGTAGTGGTCGGCGCGAACGACCCCGCCGCGATGGTGCGCCACTCCCAGGAGTGCCGTGAGCGCGGCTACCGGTTCGCCGCCGACCCGTCCCAGCAGCTGGCCCGCATGCCGGGCGAGGACGTCCTGCACCTGATCGACGGCGCGGAGTTCCTGCTGACCAACGAGTACGAGAAGTCGCTGCTGGAGCAGAAGAGCGGGCTCACCGACGCGCAGATCCTCGACCGGGTGAAGATCCGGGTGACCACGCTCGGCAAGAACGGTGTGGAGATCACCGGCCGCGACATCACGCGCATCCACGTTCCCGTCGCCCGGGAGATCCACGCGTACGACCCGACGGGTGTCGGCGACGGCTTCCGGGCCGGCTTCTTCGCCGCCCTCTCCTGGGGTCTCGCTCTCGAGCGCGCGGCCCAGGTCGGTGCGCTGCTCGCCACGCTCGTGCTGGAGACCGTCGGCACCCAGGAGTACGAGGTGCGCTCGGACATGTTCGCCAAGCGCCTCGCCGAGTCCTACGGGGACGAGGCGGCCAACGAGGTCCGGCCCTTCCTCCCCGCCTAGTTCTTCATGTGCAGATCAGGGATGTGCCGCCTTCCGGGAGCCGCGGAAGCAGGCACATCCCTGATCTGCATCCAGGCTATGAGCAGGTGACGTTGTTCAGGGTGAACGCGGTCGGGCTGGTGTAGCTGCCCGTCCAGCGGCCGTTGAAGCCGATGCTGGTCGACCCGTTGGCCCCGATCGTCGAGTTGTAGGACAGGTTCGTCGCCGTCACGGCCTGGCCGCTCACGGCGTACGTGGCGTTCCAGCCGGACTGGGTCAGCGTCTGCCCGGACGGCAGGCTGAACCGCAGCGCCCAGCCGTTGATCGCGGTGGACGACGTGTTCGTGATGGTGATGCTCGCGGTGAAGCCGCCGACGCCGCTGCCCTCCGTCCACGGGTTGGCCGTGTAGACCACCTTGCAGCCGTTCTGCGGAGCCGGGGTGGACGGCGCGGGACTGGACGGCGACGGCGAGGTGGTGCTCACGATGCCGCCGAGCGCCTGATAGATCGCGGTGTACGCCGGTTTCTTGGCGAGGTTCTCGTCCCACGGCAGGGCCGCGCCCTGGCCGGAGAAGACCGACGGGACCCAGGAGTACTTGTCGGTGTAGTCCCAGATGGTGACGCCGACGCAGCGGGTGACGGCCACGCACGCGTTCACGACGTTGGTGTAGTAAGTGGACTGGGTGGCGTCCTTGGTCGCGTCCCGCGGCAGGATCATCCGGACGTCCAGCTCGGTGATCGCGACGTCCAGCCCGAGGTCGGCGAAGCGCTGGAGGTTCGCCTGCATGTTCGTCGGGAAGCCGTACTGGATCGCCAGGTGACCCTGGAAGCCGATGCCGTCGAGCGGCACTCCCTGCGCCTTGAGCGAGACGGCCAGGTTGTACATCGCGTCGGCCTTCGCGCCGGCGCCGTCGGTGTTGTAGTCGTTGATATACAGCTTCGCCGTCGGGTCGGCCGCCCGGGCCGCGCGTAGCGCGGTCGCGATGTATCCGCTGCCCATGGCGTTGTAGAAGACGCTCGTCCGGAAGGTGCCGTCCTCGTTGAACGGCTCGTTGACGACGTCCCAGGCGTACACCTGACCCGCGTAGTGAGTGGCGACCTGCGTGATGTGGTTCTCCATCGCCGCCTGCACCTCGGTGGCGGCCAGGCTGGAGACCCAGCTCGGCAGCTGGCTGTGCCAGACGAGGGTGTGCGCGCGGACGATCTGGTTGTGGCTCTTGGCGAAGCTCACGACCGCGTCGCCCTTGGTGAAGGCGAAGGTGTTCCTGGTCGGCTCGGTGGTGTCCCACTTCATCGAGTTGCCCGGGGTGATCTGGCCGAACTCGCTGCCGAGAATGGCGGTGTAGGCGGTGTCGGTCAGCTCCGGGTTGTCGGTGGCGGAGCCGAAATACTTGCCCTTGGCCGCCGCGAGCTGGTGCAGCGTCGGGTCGGCGGCACGGGCCGTGGACAGGCCGGCGATCAGGGACACCGCGGCCAGCGCGGTGGTCACTCCCATGATCAACAGCAGGCGGGTACGCGTGGAGAACGCACTCTGCGGGGATGAGGACATGTCAGAACCTCCGGGGCGGCCTCACTGGGCGGTGAGGCGGGCGTGTCTATGGAAGCGCTCCCAGAGATCGGTGTCAACCAATAGTCTTCGGCTAGCTGCTTCGCCGCACGTCGTAGACATATTCGGCTGGCGACCCAACGAACTCCTGACTTCGGAGCCGGCACCACGCCGGGATGTCGAGCGCCGCGGCCGGATCGTCGGCCAGCACCCGGATCACGTCGCCGACGGCGACCTGCGGCAGCCGGCGGGCCAGCGCGATCACCGGCAGGGGACAGCGCTGGCCGAGGCAGTCCAGCTCGTGCGTACTCATAGGCCGGTCACCCCCGCCTCCTCGCGCAGCCGGGCGATGATCTCCGGCAGCTCGGCCAGAAAGTGGCGTACCTGCTCCTCGGTCACGTCCCGATGCAAGGAGACGCGGACGTTGCCGTGGGACAGGGCGCCCATCGCGACCAGGACGTGGCTCGGCTCCAGCGTCGAGGAGGTGCACGAGGAGCCCGAGGAGACGGCGTAGCCCCGGCGGTCCAGCTCGCGCAGCAACGACTCGCCGTCGACATAGAGACAGGAGAAGGTGACCAGGTGCGGCGCCCGGTCGACGGGATCGCCGACCACTTCGACGTCCGGAATCGTCGCCGCGACCCGATCGCGGATGTGATCCACCAGCTTGCTCAGCCGCGCCGACTCCGCGGCCGCCTCGCTCCACGCGGCTCGCAGCGCGGCGGCGGCCGCCACGATCGCCGGAAGGTCGGGCGCACCCGGCCCGTGTCCGGCCGCCCGCTCCGGCTGCGACCAGTGCGCGCTCAGCGGCGGGTCGAACCGCGTACCGGTGCGGACGGCGAGCACACCGACCCCGGGTGGTCCGCCCCACTTGCGGGCACTCGCGGTCAGCATCGACCACCCGGTCGGCAGCGGCATCCGGCCCGCGATCACCGCCGCGTCGACCAG
This genomic interval carries:
- the erpA gene encoding iron-sulfur cluster insertion protein ErpA, with protein sequence MTSPTTQSQETAATGILLTDVAAGKVKALLEQEGRDDLRLRVAVQPGGCSGLRYQLFFDERQLDGDVIADFDGVEVVVDRMSAPYLSGATIDFADRIDAQGFTIDNPNAQGSCACGDSFH
- a CDS encoding sulfurtransferase TusA family protein, yielding MSTHELDCLGQRCPLPVIALARRLPQVAVGDVIRVLADDPAAALDIPAWCRLRSQEFVGSPAEYVYDVRRSS
- a CDS encoding endo-1,4-beta-xylanase, which codes for MSSSPQSAFSTRTRLLLIMGVTTALAAVSLIAGLSTARAADPTLHQLAAAKGKYFGSATDNPELTDTAYTAILGSEFGQITPGNSMKWDTTEPTRNTFAFTKGDAVVSFAKSHNQIVRAHTLVWHSQLPSWVSSLAATEVQAAMENHITQVATHYAGQVYAWDVVNEPFNEDGTFRTSVFYNAMGSGYIATALRAARAADPTAKLYINDYNTDGAGAKADAMYNLAVSLKAQGVPLDGIGFQGHLAIQYGFPTNMQANLQRFADLGLDVAITELDVRMILPRDATKDATQSTYYTNVVNACVAVTRCVGVTIWDYTDKYSWVPSVFSGQGAALPWDENLAKKPAYTAIYQALGGIVSTTSPSPSSPAPSTPAPQNGCKVVYTANPWTEGSGVGGFTASITITNTSSTAINGWALRFSLPSGQTLTQSGWNATYAVSGQAVTATNLSYNSTIGANGSTSIGFNGRWTGSYTSPTAFTLNNVTCS
- a CDS encoding cysteine desulfurase family protein, whose translation is MSEQARQGAYFDAATASPLHPAAREAMIASLADGWADPSRLYTQARRARGLLDAARGATAEVLGVRPAELTFTAGGTAAAHLAVLGGLAGRRRSGRVFVHSAIEHSAVLHAGEDHVSAGGTAVSVPVDGMGRLDEQAWQAAVGADGVALAALIAASHEVGTLQPVDRAAEVCAAHGVPLLVDAAVIAGRMPLPTGWSMLTASARKWGGPPGVGVLAVRTGTRFDPPLSAHWSQPERAAGHGPGAPDLPAIVAAAAALRAAWSEAAAESARLSKLVDHIRDRVAATIPDVEVVGDPVDRAPHLVTFSCLYVDGESLLRELDRRGYAVSSGSSCTSSTLEPSHVLVAMGALSHGNVRVSLHRDVTEEQVRHFLAELPEIIARLREEAGVTGL
- a CDS encoding carbohydrate kinase family protein, with amino-acid sequence MKIAVTGSIATDHLMHFPGRFADQLIADQLDKVSLSFLVDDLVVRRGGVAANIAFGMGQLGLSPTLVGAVGADFADYRSWLERHGVDCGSVHISEVAHTARFVCTTDEDLCQVASFYAGAMSEARNIELAPVADRLGGIDLVVVGANDPAAMVRHSQECRERGYRFAADPSQQLARMPGEDVLHLIDGAEFLLTNEYEKSLLEQKSGLTDAQILDRVKIRVTTLGKNGVEITGRDITRIHVPVAREIHAYDPTGVGDGFRAGFFAALSWGLALERAAQVGALLATLVLETVGTQEYEVRSDMFAKRLAESYGDEAANEVRPFLPA
- a CDS encoding MarR family winged helix-turn-helix transcriptional regulator, whose protein sequence is MSLEIVEREAPPHVRQWRDLARLFTSTSCQLDKALHDKHGLGMSEFEILDRLAEARECPGAARMQELADEVHLSQSALSRAVDRLEREGLVLRQSCATDRRGVFVHITDTGRERWQQACPTQRAVLAETLEDFGRDLPPHGRVADQESSPAS
- a CDS encoding MFS transporter yields the protein MIVTESSASTSAERNNKRGRHAGVPGPVPDTRWTPQLWGTLLVLCTVLFLDGLDVSMVGVALPAIQADLGLSTASLQWIVSGYVLGYGGLLLLGGRTADLLGRRRALLVALAVFAAASLLGALVDDGGLLIATRFIKGLAAAFTAPAGLSILTTTFPEGPVRNRALGIYTVFGASGFSSGLILGGLLTEINWRATFLLPAPLALIALAAGIKLIPKNSERAAGGHDILGAVTSTAALLLTVFTVVNAPAAGWGSVRTLGSFAVAALLFATFIAVERRIKHPLVRLGIFRNRTLVRANVAAITVAGAYISFQFVLGLFLQAVLGWSPLQMALALLPAGLMVASSGSLMGRLITRYGTGRLIAGGMGAFVLAYALFLGVDTASSYWRMLPTVLLLGVGFALAFSSMNVQATNGVADEEQGLASGLVQTSFQVGGAMVLAITTAIVGNEVIQPGRVPSAFGPAIAVITAVTLAGLLVALLGVRQGAAKPEPSVDSVPAERELEEVYS